Proteins encoded by one window of Lycium barbarum isolate Lr01 chromosome 11, ASM1917538v2, whole genome shotgun sequence:
- the LOC132619150 gene encoding uncharacterized protein LOC132619150 isoform X3 has translation MEKIRNKSWVGSIYHKFEAVCQEVDEFVTKDTVKYVGDQVQTVGANMKKLYSGVVQDLLIPMDDNVKGEAQAVNGKPKHAVDTYTSSVTDTTLNPSKEQSYLNQGADNSIESHNASTSTELDGVVASEEAEIDFCKNSHKVFKENITREDALIDDESSTSEDRISSESCSDKDSKDTMCYSFSDDDKCFFDVSSSQIILQDDIVKEEQPMAEGSSSFLDNLSRSQLRASKNDQTFDSSPDDINCISNIPSSQTDLQRNFAREVQPVTDQSNSFGDIPFSMGERHGNSITAKLPHPTSLYDAELGIFQEDKRGCDAAKGISNIPLTQTNLQDNITSEDQLASDESSSANGKSLPQTSAFVSDIPPTSRNDAGFGLSMTARKSFSDDFTCVSEKSSTVWAFEDAPSTLQSSELILSRVQGNESGVSNSSLLAESSSLSNSSIGNCTQEAESDSSISTGLSFSLSTSLASASNVVSVISALSSTPLLTDFSGCMNDSSIDLPDMETIDLTDKGKLKESCVLVDNKLHNRVSFRPRKYKSYKTWMLKRASTLSSLSYLLFLHHVYTQQNRPRAISVNLGGSSCK, from the exons ATGGAGAAAATCAGAAACAAAAGTTGGGTTGGGAGCATATACCACAAGTTCGAGGCTGTGTGCCAGGAGGTTGATGAATTTGtaaccaag GACACAGTTAAGTATGTTGGGGATCAGGTGCAAACTGTTGGTGCAAACATGAAAAAGTTATACTCTGGTGTAGTGCAAGATCTTCTTATCCCAATGGACGATAATGTAAAAGGAGAAGCACAAGCTGTCAATGGGAAGCCAAAGCATGCCGTTGACACTTACACTAGTTCAGTGACAGACACTACACTGAACCCTAGCAAAGAGCAATCATATCTGAATCAAGGTGCGGACAATTCCATCGAAAGCCATAATGCTTCAACTTCAACTGAACTTGATGGTGTGGTAGCATCTGAAGAAGCAGAAATTGATTTTTGTAAAAACTCACATAAGGTTTTTAAAGAGAATATAACAAGGGAGGACGCACTGATAGATGATGAATCAAGTACTTCGGAAGACAGAATTTCATCTGAATCTTGCTCTGACAAAGATTCAAAAGATACCATGTGCTATAGCTTTTCAGATGATGATAAGTGCTTTTTTGATGTATCAAGCTCTCAGATTATACTACAAGATGATATCGTCAAGGAGGAACAACCAATGGCTGAAGGATCAAGTTCATTTCTGGATAATTTGTCTAGATCACAACTCAGGGCTTCTAAGAATGATCAAACGTTTGATAGTTCTCCCGATGATATCAACTGTATTTCTAATATACCAAGTAGTCAGACGGATTTGCAAAGGAACTTTGCTAGGGAGGTGCAACCAGTCACAGATCAATCAAATTCTTTTGGAGATATACCATTTTCAATGGGGGAAAGACATGGAAATTCCATCACGGCTAAGTTACCACATCCAACTTCACTTTATGATGCAGAACTTGGGATCTTCCAAGAGGATAAGAGAGGATGCGATGCTGCTAAGGGCATTTCCAATATTCCACTAACTCAGACGAACTTGCAAGACAATATCACCAGTGAGGATCAACTTGCATCCGATGAATCAAGTTCTGCCAATGGTAAAAGTTTGCCGCAAACCTCAGCATTTGTGTCTGATATACCTCCAACTTCACGAAATGATGCAGGATTTGGGTTGTCCATGACCGCGCGTAAGAGTTTTTCGGATGATTTTACTTGTGTTTCTGAAAAGTCAAGTACGGTCTGGGCATTTGAAGATGCTCCAAGCACATTACAGTCATCcgaacttatactttctcgagtTCAGGGTAATGAAAGCGGAGTATCAAACTCTTCGCTGTTAGCAGAATCTTCAAGCCTGTCAAATTCCTCAATTGGAAACTGTACGCAGGAAGCTGAGTCTGATTCTAGTATCTCCACTGGCCTCTCGTTTTCCTTGTCTACTTCTTTAGCAAGTGCAAGCAATGTTGTTTCTGTCATTTCAGCTCTCTCAAGTACTCCATTGTTGACAGATTTCAGTG GATGTATGAATGATAGCTCCATTGATCTTCCGGACATGGAAACAATTGATCTAACTGATAAGGGAAAGCTCAAGGAAAGCTGTGTCCTCGTTGACAATAAATTACACAATCGCGTTTCTTTTAGGCCAAGGAAATATAAGTCGTACAAG ACGTGGATGTTGAAACGAGCCAGCACGCTGAGCTCTCTCAGTTACCTTCTCTTCCTTCACCATGTTTACACTCAACAGAATCGTCCACGTGCAATATCTGTGAATCTGGGTGGGAGCTCCTGTAAATGA
- the LOC132619152 gene encoding malate dehydrogenase, mitochondrial produces MRTSMLKSIIQRSSICRRGFTSGSAPERKVAVLGAAGGIGQPLSLLMKLNPLVSSLSLYDIAGTPGVAADVSHINTRSQVAGFAGEEQLGQALEGADVVIIPAGVPRKPGMTRDDLFNINAGIVKSLATAIAKYCPHALVNMISNPVNSTVPIAAEVFKKAGTYDEKRLFGVTTLDVVRAKTFYAGKAKVNVAEVNVPVVGGHAGITILPLFSQATPTANLSDEEIEALTKRTQDGGTEVVEAKAGKGSATLSMAYAGAIFADACLKGLNGVPDVVECSFVQSNVTELPFFASKVRLGKNGVEEVLGLGPMTDFEKKGLEALKPELLSSIEKGIKFANAN; encoded by the exons ATGAGGACTTCCATGTTGAAATCCATCATCCAACGGAGCTCCATTTGCCGGCGTGGATTCACATCGGGATCCGCACCAGAGAGGAAAGTGGCAGTTTTAGGAGCAGCGGGTGGGATCGGTCAGCCTTTATCACTTCTAATGAAACTAAACCCTTTAGTATCGAGCCTTTCCCTCTACGATATTGCTGGAACTCCTGGTGTTGCCGCTGACGTCAGTCACATCAACACCAGATCTCAG GTTGCGGGATTTGCAGGAGAAGAGCAGCTAGGGCAGGCTCTGGAAGGAGCTGATGTAGTTATCATCCCTGCTGGTGTGCCCCGAAAGCCTGGTATGACCCGGGATGACCTGTTCAACATTAATGCCGGTATTGTTAAATCTCTTGCCACGGCTATTGCCAAGTACTGCCCCCAT GCTCTTGTCAATATGATCAGCAACCCTGTGAATTCCACTGTACCAATTGCTGCCGAGGTGTTTAAGAAGGCTGGAACTTATGATGAAAAGAGGCTCTTTGGAGTTACCACACTTGATGTGGTTAGGGCCAAGACTTTTTATGCCGGAAAAGCTAAAGTAAATGTTGCTG AGGTCAATGTCCCAGTAGTTGGTGGTCATGCTGGCATAACTATCCTCCCATTATTTTCTCAA GCCACCCCAACGGCGAATCTATCAGATGAGGAAATTGAGGCACTCACAAAGCGAACCCAAGATGGTGGCACAGAAGTTGTTGAGGCCAAGGCTGGAAAGGGTTCAGCCACCCTCTCAATGGC CTATGCTGGCGCTATTTTTGCTGATGCTTGCTTAAAGGGGTTGAATGGAGTTCCCGATGTTGTGGAGTGTTCTTTTGTGCAGTCCAATGTCACAGAGCTTCCCTTCTTTGCATCCAAG GTGAGACTTGGGAAAAATGGAGTGGAGGAAGTCCTAGGGTTGGGCCCAATGACAGACTTTGAGAAGAAAGGACTTGAAGCTCTTAAGCCAGAGCTGCTCTCCTCCATTGAGAAGGGAATCAAGTTTGCCAATGCAAACTAA
- the LOC132619149 gene encoding transcription factor GTE4-like, with the protein MDSNANDLNCRESIRWGDDYKVYTRKRRRKTLENTNTTTNVTADDVAVIPFRDSSRKAEVVVDVSNDECTRGSELRDPTNVENHRDETQSCNLEVENNNNNGYVVKPVVISRIQDSDEHTRGSARDGELREGSCSRDVENETQSCNLEVENNNGYVVKPVISRIQDRIRINLKGVRFKDEIRELSTSLESELDQVRSLVKEVEAKQFQLTAYRSTSINDGSVTTVPGGSISSYSHSQYNMDNGVIKNRSLVRINSDVRSVGHIGSRPFQRPSFLIVENSNGSSDFMEKDKRIPKANQYYRNSEFLLGKDRLPPESNKRMRPNGSGKKHSGDSENGFGFGFDKHRLQVFRNCGSLLERLMKHQHGWVFNEPVNAKALGLHDYHVIVTHPMDLGTIKTRLSQNWYKSPREFAEDVRLVFYNAMTYNPKGQDVHVMAEHLSEIFEERWAVIEAEYNSYWRHQTYHDAGTPTPTSRRTSFAPSFLHTPVASHSLAPIARQLQTLDRSESMTRPVNPRMKTSNIVHVARTPIPKKPKAKDPNKRDMTYEEKQKLSTNLQGLPTEKLDAIVQIIKKRNSTLTQDNDEIEVDIDSVDAETLWELDRFVTNFKKSFSKYKRKAELALRAREVAAQTARIVNLTSEVADAPRENGTGEKDTTPATLAEGGRPLGSASRSSSSSSSSSDSGSSSSDSDSDSSSASGSEAAHSPRT; encoded by the exons ATGGATTCAAATGCAAACGATTTGAATTGTAGAGAAAGTATACGTTGGGGCGATGATTACAAAGTATATACACGTAAGCGCCGCCGCAAAACCCTAGAAAATACTAACACCACCACCAACGTCACCGCCGATGACGTGGCAGTAATTCCATTTAGGGATTCTTCTCGTAAAGCTGAGGTAGTAGTAGATGTGAGTAACGATGAATGTACACGTGGCAGTGAATTACGGGACCCAACAAATGTGGAGAATCATAGAGATGAAACACAAAGTTGCAATCTTGAAGtggagaataataataataatgggtATGTTGTTAAGCCGGTTGTtatttcaagaattcaagatagCGACGAACATACACGTGGCAGTGCTAGAGATGGGGAATTGCGGGAGGGTTCATGCAGTAGAGATGTGGAGAATGAAACACAGAGTTGCAATCTTGAAGTGGAGAATAATAATGGTTATGTCGTTAAGCCGGTtatttcaagaattcaagatagGATTAGGATAAATTTAAAAGGTGTGAGGTTTAAGGATGAGATTAGAGAGCTTAGTACGAGCTTAGAGAGTGAGCTTGATCAAGTTAGGAGCTTGGTAAAGGAGGTCGAAGCTAAACAGTTTCAGCTGACGGCATATAGAAGTACTAGTATAAATGATGGTAGTGTTACTACGGTGCCTGGTGGTTCTATTAGCTCTTATAGTCATTCCCAGTATAACATGGATAATGGTGTGATCAAGAATAGGTCTTTAGTGCGAATAAATTCAGATGTGCGTTCTGTGGGGCACATTGGATCGAGGCCATTCCAGCGACCTAGTTTTCTGATTGTGGAAAATAGTAATGGTTCCAGTGACTTTATGGAGAAGGATAAGAGGATCCCGAAGGCTAATCAGTATTACAGGAATTCGGAGTTTCTCCTCGGTAAGGATAGACTGCCGCCTGAAAGCAATAAAAGAATGAGGCCTAATGGGTCTGGGAAGAAACATAGTGGTGATTCGGAGAACGGGTTTGGCTTTGGCTTTGATAAGCATAGACTTCAGGTGTTTAGGAATTGTGGCAGTTTGCTTGAGAGGTTAATGAAACACCAGCATGGTTGGGTGTTTAATGAGCCAGTGAACGCGAAAGCTCTTGGGCTGCATGATTATCATGTCATCGTTACTCATCCTATGGATTTGGGCACAATTAAGACTAGGTTATCTCAGAATTGGTACAAGTCTCCAAGGGAATTTGCAGAGGACGTGAGGCTCGTCTTTTATAATGCCATGACTTATAACCCTAAAGGGCAAGATGTTCATGTTATGGCCGAACATTTATCAGAGATTTTCGAAGAGAGATGGGCAGTTATAGAGGCCGAGTATAATTCATATTGGAGGCACCAAACGTATCATGATGCTGGTACTCCCACTCCCACCTCAAGAAGGACCTCTTTTGCTCCTTCCTTTCTCCACACCCCAGTTGCTTCTCATTCTCTTGCTCCAATTGCTCGTCAACTGCAGACTTTGGATAGATCTGAGTCAATGACTAGGCCGGTGAATCCCAGGATGAAGACTTCAAATATAGTTCATGTTGCTAGGACCCCAATTCCTAAGAAACCTAAGGCAAAAGATCCCAATAAGAGAGACATGACGTATGAGGAAAAGCAGAAACTTAGCACAAATCTTCAGGGTTTACCTACAGAAAAGCTTGATGCAATTGTTCAGATCATTAAGAAGAGGAACTCAACACTTACTCAAGACAACGATGAGATTGAAGTAGATATAGATAGTGTTGATGCAGAAACACTCTGGGAGCTTGATAGGTTTGTAACAAATTTCAAAAAGAGTTTTAGCAAGTACAAGAGAAAAGCTGAACTTGCTCTTCGAGCCAGGGAAGTAGCTGCTCAGACTGCTCGAATTGTG AACCTTACGTCAGAGGTTGCTGATGCACCGAGAGAAAATGGAACTG GTGAGAAGGATACAACTCCTGCTACCCTTGCAGAAGGTGGAAGACCGTTGGGTAGTGCAAGTAGGTCTAGCAGTTCAAGCAGTTCCAGCAGCGATTCAGGCTCATCCTCTAGCG ATTCTGATAGCGATAGTTCTTCAGCATCTGGATCAGAGGCGGCACATTCACCTAGGACATGA
- the LOC132619150 gene encoding uncharacterized protein LOC132619150 isoform X2, whose product MEKIRNKSWVGSIYHKFEAVCQEVDEFVTKDTVKYVGDQVQTVGANMKKLYSGVVQDLLIPMDDNVKGEAQAVNGKPKHAVDTYTSSVTDTTLNPSKEQSYLNQGADNSIESHNASTSTELDGVVASEEAEIDFCKNSHKVFKENITREDALIDDESSTSEDRISSESCSDKDSKDTMCYSFSDDDKCFFDVSSSQIILQDDIVKEEQPMAEGSSSFLDNLSRSQLRASKNDQTFDSSPDDINCISNIPSSQTDLQRNFAREVQPVTDQSNSFGDIPFSMGERHGNSITAKLPHPTSLYDAELGIFQEDKRGCDAAKGISNIPLTQTNLQDNITSEDQLASDESSSANGKSLPQTSAFVSDIPPTSRNDAGFGLSMTARKSFSDDFTCVSEKSSTVWAFEDAPSTLQSSELILSRVQGNESGVSNSSLLAESSSLSNSSIGNCTQEAESDSSISTGLSFSLSTSLASASNVVSVISALSSTPLLTDFSGCMNDSSIDLPDMETIDLTDKGKLKESCVLVDNKLHNRVSFRPRKYKSYKVASLFTWMLKRASTLSSLSYLLFLHHVYTQQNRPRAISVNLGGSSCK is encoded by the exons ATGGAGAAAATCAGAAACAAAAGTTGGGTTGGGAGCATATACCACAAGTTCGAGGCTGTGTGCCAGGAGGTTGATGAATTTGtaaccaag GACACAGTTAAGTATGTTGGGGATCAGGTGCAAACTGTTGGTGCAAACATGAAAAAGTTATACTCTGGTGTAGTGCAAGATCTTCTTATCCCAATGGACGATAATGTAAAAGGAGAAGCACAAGCTGTCAATGGGAAGCCAAAGCATGCCGTTGACACTTACACTAGTTCAGTGACAGACACTACACTGAACCCTAGCAAAGAGCAATCATATCTGAATCAAGGTGCGGACAATTCCATCGAAAGCCATAATGCTTCAACTTCAACTGAACTTGATGGTGTGGTAGCATCTGAAGAAGCAGAAATTGATTTTTGTAAAAACTCACATAAGGTTTTTAAAGAGAATATAACAAGGGAGGACGCACTGATAGATGATGAATCAAGTACTTCGGAAGACAGAATTTCATCTGAATCTTGCTCTGACAAAGATTCAAAAGATACCATGTGCTATAGCTTTTCAGATGATGATAAGTGCTTTTTTGATGTATCAAGCTCTCAGATTATACTACAAGATGATATCGTCAAGGAGGAACAACCAATGGCTGAAGGATCAAGTTCATTTCTGGATAATTTGTCTAGATCACAACTCAGGGCTTCTAAGAATGATCAAACGTTTGATAGTTCTCCCGATGATATCAACTGTATTTCTAATATACCAAGTAGTCAGACGGATTTGCAAAGGAACTTTGCTAGGGAGGTGCAACCAGTCACAGATCAATCAAATTCTTTTGGAGATATACCATTTTCAATGGGGGAAAGACATGGAAATTCCATCACGGCTAAGTTACCACATCCAACTTCACTTTATGATGCAGAACTTGGGATCTTCCAAGAGGATAAGAGAGGATGCGATGCTGCTAAGGGCATTTCCAATATTCCACTAACTCAGACGAACTTGCAAGACAATATCACCAGTGAGGATCAACTTGCATCCGATGAATCAAGTTCTGCCAATGGTAAAAGTTTGCCGCAAACCTCAGCATTTGTGTCTGATATACCTCCAACTTCACGAAATGATGCAGGATTTGGGTTGTCCATGACCGCGCGTAAGAGTTTTTCGGATGATTTTACTTGTGTTTCTGAAAAGTCAAGTACGGTCTGGGCATTTGAAGATGCTCCAAGCACATTACAGTCATCcgaacttatactttctcgagtTCAGGGTAATGAAAGCGGAGTATCAAACTCTTCGCTGTTAGCAGAATCTTCAAGCCTGTCAAATTCCTCAATTGGAAACTGTACGCAGGAAGCTGAGTCTGATTCTAGTATCTCCACTGGCCTCTCGTTTTCCTTGTCTACTTCTTTAGCAAGTGCAAGCAATGTTGTTTCTGTCATTTCAGCTCTCTCAAGTACTCCATTGTTGACAGATTTCAGTG GATGTATGAATGATAGCTCCATTGATCTTCCGGACATGGAAACAATTGATCTAACTGATAAGGGAAAGCTCAAGGAAAGCTGTGTCCTCGTTGACAATAAATTACACAATCGCGTTTCTTTTAGGCCAAGGAAATATAAGTCGTACAAGGTAGCCTCTCTATTT ACGTGGATGTTGAAACGAGCCAGCACGCTGAGCTCTCTCAGTTACCTTCTCTTCCTTCACCATGTTTACACTCAACAGAATCGTCCACGTGCAATATCTGTGAATCTGGGTGGGAGCTCCTGTAAATGA
- the LOC132619150 gene encoding uncharacterized protein LOC132619150 isoform X1 gives MEKIRNKSWVGSIYHKFEAVCQEVDEFVTKDTVKYVGDQVQTVGANMKKLYSGVVQDLLIPMDDNVKGEAQAVNGKPKHAVDTYTSSVTDTTLNPSKEQSYLNQGADNSIESHNASTSTELDGVVASEEAEIDFCKNSHKVFKENITREDALIDDESSTSEDRISSESCSDKDSKDTMCYSFSDDDKCFFDVSSSQIILQDDIVKEEQPMAEGSSSFLDNLSRSQLRASKNDQTFDSSPDDINCISNIPSSQTDLQRNFAREVQPVTDQSNSFGDIPFSMGERHGNSITAKLPHPTSLYDAELGIFQEDKRGCDAAKGISNIPLTQTNLQDNITSEDQLASDESSSANGKSLPQTSAFVSDIPPTSRNDAGFGLSMTARKSFSDDFTCVSEKSSTVWAFEDAPSTLQSSELILSRVQGNESGVSNSSLLAESSSLSNSSIGNCTQEAESDSSISTGLSFSLSTSLASASNVVSVISALSSTPLLTDFSGCMNDSSIDLPDMETIDLTDKGKLKESCVLVDNKLHNRVSFRPRKYKSYKELIQEAFASRKRLIKEYKQLALLYADVDVETSQHAELSQLPSLPSPCLHSTESSTCNICESGWELL, from the exons ATGGAGAAAATCAGAAACAAAAGTTGGGTTGGGAGCATATACCACAAGTTCGAGGCTGTGTGCCAGGAGGTTGATGAATTTGtaaccaag GACACAGTTAAGTATGTTGGGGATCAGGTGCAAACTGTTGGTGCAAACATGAAAAAGTTATACTCTGGTGTAGTGCAAGATCTTCTTATCCCAATGGACGATAATGTAAAAGGAGAAGCACAAGCTGTCAATGGGAAGCCAAAGCATGCCGTTGACACTTACACTAGTTCAGTGACAGACACTACACTGAACCCTAGCAAAGAGCAATCATATCTGAATCAAGGTGCGGACAATTCCATCGAAAGCCATAATGCTTCAACTTCAACTGAACTTGATGGTGTGGTAGCATCTGAAGAAGCAGAAATTGATTTTTGTAAAAACTCACATAAGGTTTTTAAAGAGAATATAACAAGGGAGGACGCACTGATAGATGATGAATCAAGTACTTCGGAAGACAGAATTTCATCTGAATCTTGCTCTGACAAAGATTCAAAAGATACCATGTGCTATAGCTTTTCAGATGATGATAAGTGCTTTTTTGATGTATCAAGCTCTCAGATTATACTACAAGATGATATCGTCAAGGAGGAACAACCAATGGCTGAAGGATCAAGTTCATTTCTGGATAATTTGTCTAGATCACAACTCAGGGCTTCTAAGAATGATCAAACGTTTGATAGTTCTCCCGATGATATCAACTGTATTTCTAATATACCAAGTAGTCAGACGGATTTGCAAAGGAACTTTGCTAGGGAGGTGCAACCAGTCACAGATCAATCAAATTCTTTTGGAGATATACCATTTTCAATGGGGGAAAGACATGGAAATTCCATCACGGCTAAGTTACCACATCCAACTTCACTTTATGATGCAGAACTTGGGATCTTCCAAGAGGATAAGAGAGGATGCGATGCTGCTAAGGGCATTTCCAATATTCCACTAACTCAGACGAACTTGCAAGACAATATCACCAGTGAGGATCAACTTGCATCCGATGAATCAAGTTCTGCCAATGGTAAAAGTTTGCCGCAAACCTCAGCATTTGTGTCTGATATACCTCCAACTTCACGAAATGATGCAGGATTTGGGTTGTCCATGACCGCGCGTAAGAGTTTTTCGGATGATTTTACTTGTGTTTCTGAAAAGTCAAGTACGGTCTGGGCATTTGAAGATGCTCCAAGCACATTACAGTCATCcgaacttatactttctcgagtTCAGGGTAATGAAAGCGGAGTATCAAACTCTTCGCTGTTAGCAGAATCTTCAAGCCTGTCAAATTCCTCAATTGGAAACTGTACGCAGGAAGCTGAGTCTGATTCTAGTATCTCCACTGGCCTCTCGTTTTCCTTGTCTACTTCTTTAGCAAGTGCAAGCAATGTTGTTTCTGTCATTTCAGCTCTCTCAAGTACTCCATTGTTGACAGATTTCAGTG GATGTATGAATGATAGCTCCATTGATCTTCCGGACATGGAAACAATTGATCTAACTGATAAGGGAAAGCTCAAGGAAAGCTGTGTCCTCGTTGACAATAAATTACACAATCGCGTTTCTTTTAGGCCAAGGAAATATAAGTCGTACAAG GAACTAATACAGGAGGCATTTGCTTCTAGAAAGAGATTGATAAAGGAATACAAACAATTGGCTCTTTTGTATGCAGACGTGGATGTTGAAACGAGCCAGCACGCTGAGCTCTCTCAGTTACCTTCTCTTCCTTCACCATGTTTACACTCAACAGAATCGTCCACGTGCAATATCTGTGAATCTGGGTGGGAGCTCCTGTAA
- the LOC132619376 gene encoding UBP1-associated protein 2C-like: MNQSLSHDQLNKIAEGISVLLPGILENVLSGTKTTSREGSIHRKLFVGSLGLHTTSETLHRIFSAYGELEEAFVVIDKSGISKEYGFVIFQNVRSALMALKEPYKRIDGKMTVTKVANSRTKDGENESLRTIYVSNVPRDMFPGKLLEYFSSYGVIEKGPFGFDKETGKSKGYAIFVYKTLEGAKTAIYEPSKCVDGQYLTCEMANPRTKKKPRTIPNLCNYGTGFYDRYKNERSRFDSYGSRPEVSQVGTQYVPCQGNGQMYAQKCDCGLVSNGNIHGGLSPTVMGLNHMGSGLCSNMGHADFSFWSSDFPRHKPLWF; this comes from the coding sequence ATGAATCAGTCTCTTTCTCATGACCAACTCAACAAAATTGCAGAAGGCATATCTGTTTTACTTCCCGGGATACTGGAAAACGTACTTTCCGGGACTAAAACTACATCCCGCGAGGGTTCTATTCATCGAAAGCTCTTCGTTGGGAGTCTCGGGTTACATACTACATCCGAGACTCTGCATCGAATTTTCTCTGCCTATGGAGAACTAGAAGAAGCTTTCGTGGTTATAGATAAATCCGGTATAAGCAAAGAGTACGGCTTTGTGATTTTCCAGAATGTAAGGAGCGCTCTAATGGCACTGAAAGAGCCATACAAGAGGATCGATGGAAAAATGACGGTTACAAAGGTTGCTAATTCGAGAACCAAAGACGGAGAAAATGAGTCTCTACGTACAATTTATGTGTCCAACGTGCCACGTGACATGTTTCCTGGTAAATTATTGGAGTACTTCTCGTCTTATGGCGTGATAGAAAAGGGTCCATTTGGTTTCGATAAGGAAACAGGAAAATCAAAAGGTTACGCGATTTTCGTGTACAAAACACTAGAAGGTGCCAAAACTGCAATTTATGAACCTAGTAAGTGTGTTGATGGACAATATTTGACTTGTGAAATGGCCAATCCGCGAACAAAGAAAAAACCGCGCACCATTCCAAATTTATGCAATTATGGAACCGGTTTTTATGACCGTTACAAGAATGAAAGATCAAGGTTCGATAGTTATGGCTCGAGACCAGAAGTGTCACAAGTTGGTACTCAGTATGTCCCTTGTCAGGGCAATGGGCAAATGTATGCACAAAAATGTGATTGTGGGCTGGTTTCTAATGGCAACATTCATGGGGGCTTATCACCGACAGTTATGGGCCTCAATCACATGGGCTCTGGGCTTTGTTCTAATATGGGCCATGCAGATTTCAGTTTTTGGTCCTCAGATTTTCCAAGGCACAAGCCATTATGGTTTTGA